A stretch of Tepidibacillus fermentans DNA encodes these proteins:
- a CDS encoding energy-coupling factor ABC transporter ATP-binding protein, which translates to MEPPMIEFENVIYQYSNGTVALDHLTLKIPNSKKVALIGHNGAGKSTLLGHINGIFRPKSGKVTVNQKELKYSPRELNRLRRKVGIVFQDPEQQLFLSNVWEDIAYGLKNLNLPDKMIQEKVQFIMEYLHITHLVQRPIHYLSLGEKKLVALAGVLVMEPEILLLDEPTAYLEPKAIERLIQFLEEKSSSKLILLSTHDLELAYQWADHLIVLKNGKKLKEGTPLEIFSDATILRDSGLKPPIFWEIYQGLLKQKRIDSSIKPPTSSTELLSLLHNICK; encoded by the coding sequence ATGGAACCACCAATGATTGAATTTGAAAATGTAATTTATCAATATTCGAATGGAACGGTAGCACTTGATCACTTAACCCTAAAGATCCCGAATAGCAAAAAGGTTGCGCTAATTGGCCATAATGGAGCAGGGAAATCAACACTTTTAGGCCATATTAATGGCATTTTCCGACCAAAGTCAGGTAAAGTGACCGTCAATCAAAAAGAACTTAAGTATTCTCCTAGAGAATTAAATCGATTAAGAAGGAAGGTTGGTATAGTTTTTCAAGACCCAGAACAACAACTCTTCTTATCAAATGTTTGGGAGGATATAGCCTATGGACTCAAAAATTTGAACCTTCCCGATAAAATGATTCAAGAAAAAGTTCAGTTCATTATGGAATATTTACATATCACCCATTTGGTACAGAGGCCAATCCATTATCTTAGTTTAGGTGAAAAAAAATTAGTAGCCTTAGCTGGAGTCTTGGTGATGGAACCAGAGATTTTATTATTAGATGAACCAACCGCCTATCTTGAACCAAAGGCTATCGAACGATTGATCCAATTTTTAGAAGAAAAATCAAGCTCCAAGTTAATCCTTTTATCTACTCATGATTTGGAACTGGCTTATCAATGGGCGGACCACCTCATTGTTTTAAAAAATGGAAAAAAATTAAAAGAAGGAACACCTTTGGAGATTTTTTCTGACGCAACAATATTAAGGGATTCTGGCTTAAAACCGCCAATTTTTTGGGAAATCTACCAAGGGTTATTAAAACAGAAACGAATCGATTCTTCGATAAAACCACCAACTTCATCTACTGAATTATTATCTTTATTACATAACATCTGTAAATAA